From the Chiroxiphia lanceolata isolate bChiLan1 chromosome 13, bChiLan1.pri, whole genome shotgun sequence genome, one window contains:
- the CCDC102A gene encoding coiled-coil domain-containing protein 102A: MSQSGASRLAGSPPLPGGSLLALLAPESSPSPPSGTPSPGPPPALLEGDWEGREELRLRELEEARARAAQMEKTMRWWSDCTANWREKWSKVRAERNRAREEVRQLRHRLEALTKELASLRRDRDRDRDRPEERPPPPRPQPSTGNPPTTDGAEGDTGPEHEPVRDVGAEVPQKGKELELMENILTSKQDESWEQRGPRASFSRQERSRLLWEDVSVMEEDATKVTALKLRLDESQKVLLKEREDKLALSKNIEKLEGELSQWKIKYEELNKNKQEVMKQLNILKEIHQDELGRISEDLEDELGARSSMDKKLAELRAEMERLQAENAAEWGRRERLETEKLNLERENKKLRAQIEDLEEVLARKRRQTASALDTDLKTIQAELFEKNKELADLKHIHTKLKKQYQEKMAELAHANRRVEQHEAEVKKLRLRVEELKKELAQAEDELDEAHNQTRKLQRSLDEQTEQSESFQVQLEHLQSRLRRQQSTPLFGKMRSARFGPDDAGDGTSDPDEDEDLQIQVP, encoded by the exons ATGAGCCAAAGCGGGGCCTCACGCCTGGCCGGCTCCCCGCCGCTGCCGGGGGGCtcactgctggccctgctggcccCCGAGTCCTCCCCGTCCCCCCCCAGCGGGACGCCCTCTCCAGGGCCCCCACCGGCGCTACTGGAAGGGGACTGGGAAGGGCGGGAAGAGCTGCGGCTgcgggagctggaggaggcGCGGGCGCGGGCGGCCCAGATGGAGAAGACGATGCGCTGGTGGTCGGACTGCACGGCCAACTGGCGCGAGAAGTGGAGCAAGGTGAGAGCCGAGCGCAACCGGGCACGTGAGGAGGTGCGGCAGCTGCGGCATCGCCTGGAGGCCCTCACCAAGGAGCTGGCCAGCCTGCGCCGCGACCGGGACCGCGACCGCGACCGGCCGGAGGAGCGCCCGCCACCACCACGGCCGCAGCCCAGCACCGGCAATCCTCCCACCACCGACGGGGCGGAGGGGGACACCGGCCCTGAGCACGAGCCTGTGCGGGACGTGGGGGCTGAGGTGCCCCAAAAAGGCAAG gagctggagctgatggAAAACATCTTGACGAGCAAGCAGGATGAGAGTTGGGAGCAGCGGGGCCCCCGGGCCTCCTTCAGCCGCCAGGAACGGAGCCGCCTGCTCTGGGAGGATGTCAGCGTCATGGAGGAGGATGCCACCAAAGTCACCGCCCTGAAGCTGAGGCTGGATGAGTCCCAAAAAGTGCTGCTCAAGGAGCGGGA GGACAAGCTGGCGCTCAGCAAGAACATCGAGAAGCTGGAGGGCGAGCTCAGCCAGTGGAAGATCAAGTATGAGGAGCTCAACAAGAACAAGCAGGAGGTGATGAAGCAG CTCAATATCCTGAAGGAGATCCACCAGGATGAGCTGGGGCGCATCTCCGAGGACCTGGAGGATGAGCTGGGCGCTCGCTCCAGCATGGACAAGAAACTGGCCGAGCTGCGTGCGGAG aTGGAGCGGCTGCAGGCAGAGAACGCGGCCGAGTGGGGCCGTCGGGAGCGGCTGGAGACGGAGAAGCTCAACCTGGAGCGGGAGAACAAGAAGCTGCGGGCACAGATCGAGGACCTGGAGGAGGTGCTGGCTCGCAAGCGGCGCCAGACAGCCAGTGCCCTGGACACCGACCTCAAAACCATCCAGGCCGAGCTCTTTGAGAAGAACAAG GAGCTGGCCGACCTGAAGCACATTCACACCAAGCTGAAGAAGCAGTACCAGGAGAAGATGGCAGAGCTGGCCCACGCCAACCGCCGCGTGGAGCAGCACGAGGCAGAGGTGAAGAAGCTGCGCCTGAGGGTGGAGGAGCTGAAGAAGGAGCTGGCCCAAGCTGAGGATGAG ctggatGAGGCCCACAACCAGACGCGGAAGCTGCAGCGGTCGCTGGATGAGCAGACGGAGCAGAGTGAGAGCTTCCAAGTGCAGCTGGAGCATCTGCAGTCCCG GCTGCGGCGGCAGCAGAGCACTCCGCTCTTCGGCAAGATGCGCAGCGCCCGCTTTGGCCCCGACGACGCCGGGGACGGCACCAGTGACCCCGATGAGGACGAGGACCTGCAGATCCAGGTGCCCTAG